One segment of Sandaracinaceae bacterium DNA contains the following:
- the hemE gene encoding uroporphyrinogen decarboxylase, producing the protein MSAFLDACARRPTSFTPAWLMRQAGRYQPEYRAIREKVSFIELCKSPELACEVTVLAAEQLNADAGIIFADILLVLDPMHIGFEFKSDMGPKILKPIRTAAQVDGVADNIDPDESLGYVMEAIRQTRRALKVPLIGFAGAPFTLASYAIEGGGSKNYYETKKLMQADEGLWNALMGKFSRAITVYLNAQIRAGAQAVQLFDSWVGCLSPADYERYVFPHVKSIFDGLDKSVPSIHFGTGNPALYPLMQRAGGDVIGVDWRVPLGAQWDALGDTAIMGNMDPAYLLAPRDVMFRAATEVLQQAVGRPGHIFNLGHGIMPEADPAQVRALIDHVHEASARLAEGR; encoded by the coding sequence ATGAGCGCTTTCCTCGACGCCTGTGCCCGCCGTCCCACCTCGTTCACGCCCGCGTGGTTGATGCGGCAAGCGGGGCGCTACCAGCCCGAGTACCGCGCCATCCGGGAGAAGGTCAGCTTCATCGAGCTGTGCAAGTCGCCCGAGCTGGCGTGTGAGGTCACCGTGCTGGCGGCCGAGCAGCTGAACGCGGACGCGGGCATCATCTTCGCGGACATCCTGCTCGTGCTCGATCCGATGCACATCGGGTTCGAGTTCAAGTCGGACATGGGGCCGAAGATCCTGAAGCCCATCCGCACCGCAGCCCAAGTGGACGGCGTGGCCGACAACATCGATCCCGACGAGTCGCTGGGCTACGTGATGGAGGCCATCCGCCAGACGCGGCGCGCGCTCAAGGTGCCGCTCATCGGTTTTGCCGGAGCCCCGTTCACGCTGGCCAGCTACGCCATCGAGGGGGGCGGCAGCAAGAACTACTACGAGACCAAGAAGCTCATGCAGGCCGACGAGGGCTTGTGGAACGCGCTCATGGGCAAGTTCTCGCGGGCCATCACGGTGTACCTCAACGCCCAGATCCGCGCGGGCGCGCAGGCCGTGCAGCTGTTCGACAGCTGGGTGGGCTGCCTCTCGCCGGCGGACTACGAGCGTTACGTGTTCCCGCACGTGAAGAGCATCTTCGACGGCCTCGACAAGAGCGTGCCGTCCATCCACTTCGGCACCGGCAACCCCGCGCTCTACCCGCTCATGCAACGCGCGGGCGGCGACGTCATCGGCGTGGACTGGCGCGTGCCGCTCGGTGCGCAGTGGGACGCGCTCGGGGACACGGCCATCATGGGCAACATGGACCCGGCCTATCTGCTCGCCCCGCGCGACGTCATGTTCCGAGCCGCCACCGAGGTGCTCCAGCAGGCGGTGGGCCGCCCGGGGCACATCTTCAACCTCGGTCACGGCATCATGCCGGAGGCGGACCCGGCGCAGGTGCGCGCGCTGATCGACCACGTGCACGAGGCAAGCGCGCGCTTGGCCGAGGGGCGCTGA
- a CDS encoding helix-turn-helix transcriptional regulator has translation MSDTVKDRSYGQFCGLARALDVLGERWTLLVVRELLLGPRRFRELLTSLEGIGPNLLTTRLRTLEARGVVERTRPARAPHDLYRLTARGRALEPALLALASWGSPLLGEPNVDARFDVGWMVLSLKRFYRQPPHAFRVGLALDGRLFTLGLGGNALDVEEREAQRPDVLIEGEGLALAHVLYRGASLDDAIARSALRVEGDTALLLALRRALSVPTASG, from the coding sequence ATGAGCGATACCGTCAAGGATCGGAGCTACGGTCAGTTCTGCGGGCTCGCGCGGGCGCTCGACGTGTTGGGAGAGCGCTGGACGCTGCTGGTGGTGCGGGAGCTCCTGCTGGGCCCGCGTCGCTTTCGGGAGCTGCTCACGTCTCTCGAGGGCATCGGCCCCAACCTGCTGACCACACGGCTGCGCACGCTGGAGGCTCGAGGAGTCGTCGAGCGCACTCGCCCCGCAAGGGCTCCGCACGACCTCTATCGGCTCACGGCACGCGGCAGGGCGCTCGAGCCGGCGCTGCTGGCGCTGGCTTCGTGGGGCAGCCCGCTGCTGGGCGAGCCCAACGTGGACGCGCGCTTCGACGTTGGCTGGATGGTGCTCTCGTTGAAGCGCTTCTACCGGCAGCCGCCGCATGCCTTTCGCGTGGGCCTGGCGCTCGATGGACGGCTGTTCACGCTCGGGCTGGGGGGCAACGCCCTCGATGTGGAGGAGCGCGAAGCACAGCGCCCGGATGTCCTCATCGAGGGCGAAGGGCTGGCGCTGGCCCACGTGCTCTATCGTGGCGCCTCGCTGGACGACGCCATCGCCCGCAGCGCGCTGCGGGTGGAGGGCGACACGGCGCTGCTGCTAGCGCTGCGCCGTGCCCTGTCCGTGCCCACCGCGTCAGGGTAG
- a CDS encoding 2-oxoacid:acceptor oxidoreductase subunit alpha: MTSTTQREELDSVVIRFAGDSGDGMQLTGQQFSTATALMGNDLSTFPDFPAEIRAPTGTLYGVSGFQVHFANHDIMTPGDDPDVLVAMNPAALKVNSGTLKTGGLLVINEGAFNTPNLKKAGYETNPLDGDELARFRVIKLDISKLTLAAVAEFGLGAKDGGRCKNMWTLGLMFWLFGRDRQSTVDWLNQKFAKDPNLAAANIAALNAGHAYGETAEMPGGIGAYQVPKADLKPGEYRSVDGNQALAWGLVQGAALAGLNIMYGSYPITPASGLLHNLAKLKHFGVTTFQAEDEIAAVASAIGASFAGALGVTGTSGPGVALKGEAIGLAFITELPLIICDVQRGGPSTGLPTKTEQSDLYQAVFGRNGDAPLPVLAAATPGDCFYMAIEAVRIAVKYMTPVMLLTDGYIANGAEPWEIPDLAAMKPFPVSFHTDSEGFHPYKRNEQTLGRVWAKPGTPGLAHRIGGLEKAQKSGHISYDADNHHAMTLLRAQKVNNVANDYPDAAVDQGDDSGDVLMVGWGGTYGAISQAVRQCRKNGQKVSHYHLRNIWPLPNKLGDLLKRFDKVVVAELNNGQLARLLRSEYLVDCKSVAKIAGQPFRISELVTAIQQNLEGGQ; encoded by the coding sequence ATGACCAGCACGACGCAGCGCGAAGAGCTCGACTCGGTCGTCATCCGATTTGCGGGTGACTCCGGTGACGGTATGCAGCTCACGGGTCAACAGTTCTCCACGGCCACCGCGCTGATGGGCAACGACCTCTCGACTTTCCCGGACTTCCCGGCCGAGATCCGCGCTCCGACCGGCACGCTGTACGGCGTCTCCGGCTTCCAGGTGCACTTCGCCAACCACGACATCATGACCCCGGGCGACGACCCGGACGTGCTCGTGGCCATGAACCCGGCTGCGCTGAAGGTGAACTCCGGCACGCTCAAGACGGGCGGCCTGCTGGTCATCAACGAGGGCGCGTTCAACACGCCCAACCTCAAGAAGGCCGGCTACGAGACCAACCCGCTCGACGGCGACGAGCTCGCGCGCTTCCGCGTCATCAAGCTGGACATCAGCAAGCTCACCCTCGCCGCCGTGGCCGAGTTCGGCCTGGGCGCCAAGGACGGCGGGCGCTGCAAGAACATGTGGACCCTCGGGCTCATGTTCTGGCTCTTCGGCCGCGACCGGCAGTCCACGGTGGACTGGCTCAACCAGAAGTTCGCCAAGGACCCCAACCTGGCGGCGGCCAACATCGCGGCGCTCAACGCGGGTCACGCCTATGGCGAGACGGCCGAGATGCCTGGCGGCATCGGCGCGTACCAGGTGCCCAAAGCGGACTTGAAGCCCGGCGAGTACCGCAGCGTGGACGGCAACCAGGCGCTCGCCTGGGGCCTCGTGCAGGGGGCCGCGCTCGCGGGCCTCAACATCATGTACGGCAGCTACCCCATCACGCCGGCATCCGGCCTGCTGCACAACCTGGCCAAACTCAAGCACTTCGGCGTCACCACGTTCCAGGCCGAAGACGAGATCGCGGCCGTGGCATCGGCCATCGGCGCCAGCTTCGCGGGGGCGCTCGGCGTCACCGGCACCTCGGGCCCCGGTGTGGCGCTCAAGGGCGAAGCCATCGGCTTGGCGTTCATCACCGAGCTGCCGCTCATCATCTGCGACGTGCAGCGCGGCGGCCCGTCCACGGGCTTGCCCACCAAGACCGAGCAGTCGGACCTCTACCAGGCCGTGTTCGGGCGCAATGGTGACGCGCCGCTCCCCGTGCTCGCGGCGGCCACCCCGGGCGACTGCTTCTACATGGCCATCGAGGCCGTGCGCATCGCCGTGAAGTACATGACGCCGGTCATGCTGCTCACCGACGGGTACATCGCCAACGGCGCCGAGCCCTGGGAGATCCCGGACCTCGCCGCCATGAAGCCGTTCCCGGTCAGCTTCCACACTGACAGCGAGGGCTTCCACCCCTACAAGCGCAACGAGCAGACGCTCGGGCGCGTGTGGGCCAAGCCGGGCACGCCGGGCTTGGCGCACCGCATCGGCGGCCTCGAGAAGGCGCAGAAGTCGGGCCACATCAGCTACGACGCCGACAACCACCACGCCATGACGCTGCTGCGCGCCCAGAAGGTGAACAACGTCGCCAACGACTACCCGGACGCTGCGGTGGACCAGGGCGACGACAGCGGCGACGTGCTCATGGTGGGCTGGGGCGGCACCTACGGCGCCATCAGCCAGGCCGTGCGTCAGTGCCGCAAGAACGGGCAGAAGGTCAGCCACTACCACCTGCGCAACATCTGGCCGTTGCCCAACAAGCTCGGTGACCTGCTGAAGCGCTTCGACAAGGTGGTCGTGGCAGAGCTCAACAACGGGCAGCTCGCGCGCCTGCTGCGCTCCGAGTACCTGGTGGACTGCAAGTCGGTCGCCAAGATCGCTGGTCAGCCCTTCCGCATCTCCGAGCTGGTGACCGCCATCCAGCAGAACCTCGAAGGAGGACAGTGA
- the dmeF gene encoding CDF family Co(II)/Ni(II) efflux transporter DmeF: MRKPLPPGKRERGVWWVVLLTALMMVVEIVVGYATNSMALLADGWHMATHVGALGLSGAAYVFSRRFAAHRAFAFGTGKVQAIAGYTSALALGLVAVAMMVESVQRLMTPLTIDFEVSLPVAVVGLVVNLASVALLHVNDEREAEEPHHDHDDHGHGHGHGHGEDHNHQAALLHVIADALTSALAIGALLAGRYLRWDWLDAVSGIIGGLVILKWGLGLARHAAAELLDVNPSLAVEDDLRATLTQHDGARVIDLHVWPLGGGALACVVTLEAAEHDVLHYRERLARFEFKHLTVELRRPVGEAQAADG; the protein is encoded by the coding sequence ATGCGTAAGCCGCTCCCTCCCGGAAAGAGGGAGCGCGGCGTGTGGTGGGTGGTGCTGCTGACGGCCCTGATGATGGTGGTGGAGATCGTGGTCGGCTACGCCACCAACTCCATGGCGCTCCTGGCGGACGGCTGGCACATGGCCACGCACGTCGGCGCGCTGGGCCTCTCGGGGGCCGCCTACGTGTTCTCCCGTCGCTTCGCAGCCCACCGCGCGTTCGCGTTCGGCACCGGCAAGGTGCAGGCCATCGCGGGGTACACCAGCGCCCTGGCGCTCGGGCTGGTGGCCGTGGCCATGATGGTCGAGTCGGTGCAGCGGCTCATGACCCCCCTGACCATCGACTTCGAGGTCTCGCTGCCGGTCGCTGTGGTGGGGCTTGTGGTGAACCTGGCCAGCGTGGCGTTGCTGCACGTCAACGACGAGCGCGAAGCAGAAGAGCCGCACCACGACCATGACGACCACGGACACGGTCACGGGCATGGCCACGGAGAGGACCACAACCACCAGGCCGCCCTGCTGCACGTCATCGCGGACGCGCTCACCAGCGCCCTGGCCATCGGCGCGCTGCTGGCAGGACGCTACCTGCGCTGGGACTGGCTCGACGCGGTCTCGGGGATCATCGGCGGGCTCGTCATCCTCAAGTGGGGCCTAGGCCTCGCGCGCCACGCCGCGGCCGAGCTGCTGGACGTGAACCCGTCGCTGGCCGTGGAAGACGACCTGCGCGCCACGCTCACGCAGCATGACGGGGCGCGCGTGATCGACCTGCACGTCTGGCCGCTGGGCGGCGGTGCGCTGGCCTGCGTGGTCACGCTGGAGGCCGCCGAACACGACGTGCTGCACTACCGCGAGCGGCTGGCGCGCTTCGAGTTCAAGCACCTGACGGTGGAGCTGCGGCGCCCGGTGGGCGAGGCGCAGGCCGCCGACGGCTGA
- a CDS encoding 2-oxoacid:ferredoxin oxidoreductase subunit beta has product MSPNVPKSTYTRADFTSDQEVRWCPGCGDYAILAAVQRLLPELGASPENTVFVSGIGCSSRFPYYMNTYGFHTIHGRAPAVATGVKLANPELDVWVVTGDGDGLSIGGNHLLHVLRRNLNLQIMLFNNQIYGLTKGQYSPTTAVGKVTPSSPMGSLDQPLTPARFALGAGAKFVGRGFDVSKDLADLLKEAHDFSGTGFVEILQNCPVFNDGIFEHIRDKKSGPAYQVWLEHGKPILFGANREMGVRLNTTSLTAEIVKLGDGVTEADILVHDETNLAQAFLLADLPGAVALGVLYRSEAPVYDESVQTQNRMAVERSGKADMLKELRKGHTWKVV; this is encoded by the coding sequence ATGAGCCCGAACGTCCCCAAGAGCACCTACACGCGTGCCGACTTCACCTCCGACCAAGAGGTCCGCTGGTGTCCCGGCTGCGGCGACTACGCCATCCTCGCCGCCGTGCAGCGCCTGCTGCCCGAGCTGGGCGCCTCCCCCGAGAACACGGTCTTCGTGTCGGGCATCGGCTGCTCCAGCCGCTTCCCCTACTACATGAACACCTACGGGTTCCACACCATCCACGGGCGCGCGCCTGCGGTGGCCACGGGCGTCAAGCTGGCCAACCCGGAGCTGGACGTGTGGGTCGTCACGGGGGACGGCGACGGCCTCAGCATCGGCGGCAACCACCTGCTGCACGTGCTGCGTCGCAACCTCAACCTGCAGATCATGTTGTTCAACAACCAGATCTACGGGCTCACCAAGGGCCAGTACTCGCCCACCACCGCCGTGGGCAAGGTCACGCCGTCCAGCCCCATGGGCTCGCTCGACCAGCCGCTCACGCCGGCTCGCTTCGCGCTGGGCGCGGGCGCCAAGTTCGTGGGCCGTGGCTTCGACGTCAGCAAGGACCTCGCGGACCTGCTGAAGGAAGCGCACGACTTCAGCGGCACGGGCTTCGTGGAGATCCTGCAGAACTGCCCCGTGTTCAACGACGGCATCTTCGAGCACATCCGCGACAAGAAGTCGGGCCCCGCCTATCAGGTGTGGCTCGAGCACGGCAAGCCCATCCTCTTCGGTGCCAACCGCGAGATGGGTGTTCGGCTGAACACCACGTCGCTCACTGCCGAGATCGTGAAGCTGGGCGACGGCGTCACCGAGGCCGACATCTTGGTGCACGACGAGACCAACCTCGCGCAGGCCTTCTTGCTGGCCGACCTGCCGGGTGCGGTGGCGCTGGGCGTCCTCTACCGCAGCGAAGCGCCCGTCTACGACGAGAGCGTCCAGACGCAGAACCGCATGGCGGTGGAGCGCTCGGGCAAGGCCGACATGCTGAAGGAGCTGCGCAAGGGCCACACCTGGAAGGTGGTCTGA
- a CDS encoding acetyl-CoA carboxylase carboxyltransferase subunit beta, with translation MALFAKKKPVGDASEKKSLGRGVFRRCDGCAETLKAEDFTANLEVCPKCGHHYALSAEAWVQYLVDPGSWVEHDENLRSLDPLHFVDSQPYSDRLVSSIKKSGVNDAFMAGSGNMGGRPVQLGCFVFRFMGGSMGSVVGEKITRMMERGAEKKQPVILLSASGGARMQEGALSLMQMAKTVAALGLLRESGMPFISVLLNPTTGGVAASFALLGDVNIGEPRALIGFTGPRVIENTIRQTLPDGFQRSEFLLDHGMLDVIAERHDMRATIARTLDHLLD, from the coding sequence ATGGCGCTGTTCGCAAAGAAGAAGCCGGTTGGTGACGCCTCGGAGAAGAAGAGCCTCGGTCGCGGGGTGTTCCGGCGCTGCGATGGCTGCGCCGAGACGCTGAAGGCCGAGGACTTCACCGCGAACCTGGAGGTGTGCCCCAAGTGCGGCCACCACTACGCGCTCAGCGCCGAGGCGTGGGTGCAGTACCTGGTGGACCCGGGCTCCTGGGTGGAGCACGACGAGAACCTGCGCTCGCTCGACCCGCTGCACTTCGTGGACTCGCAACCCTACTCGGACCGCCTGGTCAGCAGCATCAAGAAGTCCGGCGTGAACGACGCCTTCATGGCGGGCTCCGGCAACATGGGTGGGCGGCCGGTACAGCTGGGCTGCTTCGTGTTCCGCTTCATGGGCGGCTCCATGGGCTCGGTGGTGGGCGAGAAGATCACCCGCATGATGGAGCGCGGCGCCGAGAAGAAGCAGCCCGTCATCCTGCTCAGCGCCTCGGGCGGCGCGCGCATGCAAGAGGGCGCGCTCTCGCTCATGCAGATGGCCAAGACCGTGGCGGCGCTGGGGCTCCTGCGCGAGTCGGGCATGCCGTTCATCAGCGTGCTGCTCAACCCCACCACGGGCGGCGTGGCGGCCAGCTTCGCGTTGCTGGGCGACGTGAACATCGGCGAGCCGCGCGCGCTCATCGGCTTCACCGGGCCGCGCGTCATCGAGAACACCATCCGCCAGACGCTGCCGGACGGCTTCCAGCGCTCGGAGTTCCTGCTGGACCACGGCATGCTGGACGTCATCGCCGAGCGCCACGACATGCGCGCCACCATTGCGCGCACCCTCGATCATCTGCTCGACTGA
- a CDS encoding Gfo/Idh/MocA family oxidoreductase, with protein sequence MESRPTTPPLRIGILGAARIAPFALIAPAREVPAAKVLAVAARDAGRATAFAKRHGIQLAFGSYEALLANANVDAVYNPLPNSLHAPWTLRALEAGKHVLLEKPFTSNAAEAESVLARSAKSGKAVVEAFHWRFHPMAARLVELCQHGPYGRIEHIETAMCIPLPMPSDIRFQLSLSGGAMMDTGAYAAHMLRQLSGEEPTVTRAKATLMSPGVDRAMEADVTLPSGATGHLECSLLSRRLLKVGVRVRFERGELRAFNPVGPQLGHRLRHRRHGERWQSESFPRRTTYSYQLEAFCAHVLHGAPVPVGPGDALANMRLIDAVYDAAGLSRRGATGERGVR encoded by the coding sequence ATGGAATCCCGGCCCACGACACCTCCGCTGCGCATCGGCATCCTCGGTGCCGCCCGCATCGCACCGTTTGCGCTCATCGCACCGGCGCGCGAGGTGCCTGCGGCCAAGGTGCTGGCCGTGGCCGCCCGCGACGCAGGCAGGGCAACGGCGTTCGCCAAGCGGCACGGCATCCAGCTGGCCTTCGGGAGCTACGAGGCCCTGCTGGCCAACGCGAACGTGGACGCCGTCTACAACCCCCTGCCCAACTCGCTGCACGCGCCCTGGACGCTGCGCGCGCTCGAGGCCGGCAAGCACGTGCTGCTGGAGAAGCCCTTCACGTCGAACGCTGCCGAAGCCGAGTCCGTCCTGGCCAGAAGCGCGAAGAGCGGGAAGGCGGTCGTCGAGGCGTTCCACTGGCGCTTCCACCCCATGGCGGCCCGCCTGGTGGAGCTGTGCCAGCACGGCCCCTACGGGCGCATCGAGCACATCGAGACCGCCATGTGCATCCCCCTGCCCATGCCCAGCGACATCCGCTTCCAGCTGTCGCTTTCGGGCGGCGCCATGATGGACACCGGCGCCTACGCAGCGCACATGCTGCGGCAGCTGAGCGGTGAGGAGCCCACGGTCACGCGCGCCAAGGCCACGCTGATGAGCCCAGGCGTGGACCGCGCCATGGAGGCCGACGTCACGCTGCCGAGCGGCGCCACCGGACACCTCGAGTGCTCGCTGCTCTCGCGGCGGCTCCTGAAGGTGGGCGTGCGCGTGCGCTTCGAGCGGGGCGAGCTGCGCGCGTTCAACCCGGTCGGCCCACAGCTGGGGCACCGCCTGCGACACCGCCGCCATGGCGAGCGCTGGCAGAGCGAGTCCTTCCCGCGGCGCACCACCTACTCCTATCAGCTCGAAGCGTTCTGCGCGCACGTGCTGCACGGCGCCCCCGTTCCGGTCGGGCCGGGCGACGCGCTCGCGAACATGCGCTTGATTGATGCCGTCTACGATGCGGCCGGCCTGTCACGACGCGGTGCCACGGGAGAGCGAGGCGTGCGATGA
- a CDS encoding phosphoribosylanthranilate isomerase codes for MAHTTRVKVCGVRTPEDALACVAAGVDTLGLNFWPGTPRCVDVPRARAILAELPAGLEVVAVFVDQGLDFVRRVRNETGIAWVQLHGEEPPEDVAALLPYAYKALGVLDVSPLDEVRRFPGEHILLDARVPGAMPGGTGARFDWALATQTALERKLTLAGGLTPDNVAECVRLVRPYRVDVASGVESAPGVKDAEKVQAFVQAVRHADEARNTSM; via the coding sequence ATGGCGCACACGACGCGAGTCAAGGTCTGCGGGGTCCGGACGCCGGAGGACGCGCTCGCCTGCGTGGCGGCTGGGGTGGACACGCTGGGCCTCAACTTCTGGCCGGGCACCCCGCGCTGCGTGGACGTTCCGCGTGCTCGCGCCATCCTCGCCGAGCTTCCAGCAGGGCTCGAGGTGGTTGCCGTGTTCGTGGACCAGGGCCTCGACTTCGTGCGCCGGGTGCGCAACGAGACGGGCATCGCCTGGGTGCAGCTGCACGGCGAAGAGCCCCCCGAGGACGTGGCCGCGCTGCTCCCCTACGCCTACAAGGCGCTCGGCGTGCTGGACGTGTCGCCTCTCGACGAGGTGCGCCGCTTCCCGGGGGAGCACATCCTGCTGGACGCGCGGGTGCCCGGCGCCATGCCCGGTGGCACGGGCGCGCGCTTCGACTGGGCGCTGGCCACCCAGACCGCGCTGGAGCGCAAGCTGACGCTGGCCGGGGGGCTCACGCCGGACAACGTGGCCGAGTGCGTGCGGCTGGTGCGGCCCTACCGCGTGGATGTGGCCAGCGGTGTGGAGTCGGCGCCTGGCGTGAAGGACGCGGAGAAGGTCCAGGCGTTCGTACAGGCGGTGCGCCACGCGGACGAGGCGCGGAACACCTCGATGTAG
- the pgeF gene encoding peptidoglycan editing factor PgeF, translating to MADVVRSAALRDAGFAHAFSLRDGGVSDAPFGTLNLGRSVGDEEECVWENHIRFAARVPYPRDALFEASQVHGTSVRLVAAGEDPVAVRQEEHDALIAPAGGLVVGVRTADCVPILLADTEHGAVAAVHAGWRGAVNHILARTIERMQQEFGTQPSALVAAVGPHIRVAHFEVGSEVAEAAEAAAPGAGVVQRGGEKPHVDLAALVRHQLVRAGVTHVDDVGGCTFEDAARFFSYRRDAGRTGRHLAVVVSRGL from the coding sequence ATGGCCGACGTCGTCCGGAGCGCAGCGCTCAGGGACGCGGGGTTCGCCCACGCGTTCTCGCTGCGCGACGGAGGCGTCAGCGATGCGCCCTTCGGCACGCTGAACTTGGGGCGCAGCGTGGGCGACGAGGAGGAGTGCGTGTGGGAGAACCACATCCGCTTCGCCGCGCGCGTGCCCTATCCGCGTGACGCCCTGTTCGAGGCCAGCCAGGTGCACGGCACGAGCGTGCGCTTGGTGGCCGCGGGCGAGGACCCCGTGGCGGTTCGGCAGGAAGAGCACGACGCGCTCATTGCCCCCGCAGGCGGGCTGGTAGTGGGCGTGCGCACGGCCGACTGTGTGCCCATCCTGCTGGCCGACACCGAGCACGGCGCGGTCGCGGCGGTGCACGCGGGCTGGCGCGGCGCGGTAAACCACATCCTGGCGCGCACCATCGAGCGTATGCAGCAGGAGTTCGGCACGCAGCCGAGCGCGTTGGTGGCCGCCGTGGGCCCGCACATCCGCGTGGCCCACTTCGAGGTGGGCAGCGAGGTGGCGGAGGCCGCCGAGGCGGCTGCGCCGGGCGCGGGCGTGGTGCAGCGCGGGGGCGAGAAGCCACACGTGGACCTCGCCGCGTTGGTGCGCCACCAGCTGGTGCGTGCGGGCGTTACGCACGTGGACGACGTGGGGGGCTGCACCTTCGAGGACGCCGCGCGCTTCTTCTCCTACCGGCGCGATGCGGGGCGCACGGGGCGGCACTTGGCCGTCGTCGTCAGCCGCGGGCTCTAG
- a CDS encoding bifunctional folylpolyglutamate synthase/dihydrofolate synthase: MSGYQEALTWMYGLESRGVKLGLAPMQAALSLRGNPHDGLRYLHVAGTNGKGSVCAMTERALRAAGYRTGWFSSPHLHRYVERIRINGRPIAEAEMARRLFSLRDDPRLPQLTFFEYTTVAAFEAFREHGCDVVVLEVGLGGRLDSTNVVSPTVTVVTNIGLDHMHVLGDNIRSIAREKAGIIKARAPLVTGVRDPVAAAVMTEKVRRMGTTSWRLGRDFSITPTGEKRGEPVYRVDVKDASIDGLQLALAGAHQPDNAACAVAALFALRGKGMEIPDAAIRTGLSKVSWPGRLEWLPAKDGLPAFLMDAAHNPDGCRTLARELVRRAHPGRVVLLFGAMLDKEHVGMLAALDGVVDKRVYVTPPVTRAARAAKFLKLRPGIAASSVHAGLERAKKLAGPDGLVVVGGSIHLLGEVRADLLGLRSDPPIAM; this comes from the coding sequence ATGAGTGGGTATCAAGAGGCGCTGACCTGGATGTACGGGCTCGAGAGCCGCGGCGTGAAGCTGGGGCTAGCGCCCATGCAAGCGGCGCTCTCGCTGCGCGGCAACCCACACGACGGGCTGCGCTACTTGCACGTGGCGGGCACCAACGGCAAGGGCAGCGTGTGCGCCATGACCGAGCGCGCGCTGCGGGCGGCCGGCTACCGCACGGGCTGGTTCAGCTCGCCGCACCTGCACCGCTACGTGGAGCGCATTCGCATCAACGGGCGGCCCATTGCCGAGGCGGAGATGGCGCGTCGCCTGTTCTCCCTGCGCGACGACCCACGGCTGCCGCAGCTCACGTTCTTCGAGTACACCACGGTGGCCGCGTTCGAGGCCTTCCGCGAGCACGGCTGCGACGTGGTGGTGCTGGAGGTGGGGCTCGGCGGGCGGCTCGACTCCACCAACGTGGTGTCGCCCACGGTCACGGTGGTGACCAACATCGGGCTCGATCACATGCACGTGCTGGGCGACAACATCCGCTCCATCGCGCGCGAGAAGGCCGGCATCATCAAGGCCCGCGCGCCGCTGGTGACCGGCGTGCGGGACCCGGTGGCGGCGGCCGTCATGACCGAGAAGGTGCGGCGCATGGGCACCACGTCGTGGCGCCTCGGGCGAGACTTCTCCATCACGCCCACGGGCGAGAAGCGGGGCGAGCCCGTGTACCGCGTGGACGTGAAGGACGCGAGCATCGACGGGCTGCAGCTGGCGCTGGCCGGCGCGCACCAGCCGGACAACGCGGCCTGCGCTGTGGCGGCGCTGTTCGCGCTGCGCGGCAAGGGCATGGAGATTCCGGACGCGGCCATTCGCACCGGGCTGTCCAAGGTGAGCTGGCCCGGGCGCCTCGAGTGGCTGCCGGCCAAGGACGGGCTGCCCGCGTTCCTGATGGACGCCGCCCACAACCCCGACGGCTGCCGCACGCTGGCGCGCGAGCTGGTGCGGCGTGCCCACCCTGGCCGCGTGGTGCTGCTGTTCGGGGCCATGCTCGACAAAGAGCACGTGGGCATGTTGGCCGCGCTCGACGGCGTGGTGGACAAGCGCGTCTACGTGACCCCGCCGGTGACCAGGGCGGCACGCGCCGCGAAGTTCTTGAAGCTGCGCCCGGGCATTGCCGCGTCCAGTGTGCACGCCGGTCTCGAGCGCGCGAAGAAGCTGGCCGGGCCCGACGGGCTGGTGGTGGTGGGGGGCTCCATTCACCTCCTGGGTGAAGTGCGCGCAGACCTGCTGGGCCTGCGCAGTGACCCGCCCATCGCCATGTGA